One window of the Parcubacteria group bacterium genome contains the following:
- a CDS encoding L-threonylcarbamoyladenylate synthase — MNKEKYSKIINILKNDGVGILPTDTLYGLVGRAFSKKAFKRIFELKKRSAKNPFIILISSIEELKLFDIKPDNFSLEVMKKYWWPTRPHRYAKLSGRGKVSIVLPCDNEELSYLHRGTKTLAFRMPDKKDLLELLKKTGPLLAPSANHPGESPALTIEEARKYFGDKIDFYVDEGKLESLPSTLIKIENEKVVVLREGAVKIKKTQNSILKCNILFFRS, encoded by the coding sequence GATTTTACCGACGGATACTTTGTATGGACTAGTTGGGCGGGCTTTTTCCAAAAAGGCTTTTAAAAGGATTTTTGAATTGAAAAAAAGAAGCGCAAAAAACCCTTTTATCATACTAATAAGTTCGATTGAAGAGCTAAAATTATTTGATATTAAACCGGACAATTTTTCTCTTGAGGTTATGAAAAAATATTGGTGGCCGACCCGCCCGCATCGCTACGCGAAGCTTAGTGGGCGGGGAAAAGTAAGCATTGTTTTGCCTTGCGATAATGAAGAATTATCCTATTTACATAGGGGAACAAAAACTTTAGCTTTCAGGATGCCGGACAAAAAAGATTTACTAGAATTATTAAAGAAAACCGGTCCGCTTTTGGCTCCCAGTGCTAATCATCCGGGGGAAAGCCCGGCTTTAACGATAGAAGAAGCTAGAAAATATTTTGGCGACAAGATAGATTTTTACGTGGATGAAGGAAAATTAGAATCTCTGCCTTCAACACTTATTAAGATAGAAAATGAAAAGGTTGTGGTTTTGAGAGAAGGCGCAGTAAAGATTAAAAAAACCCAGAATTCTATTCTGAAGTGCAACATCCTCTTTTTTAGATCTTAG